One Candidatus Palauibacter polyketidifaciens DNA window includes the following coding sequences:
- a CDS encoding transporter yields the protein MRRRWMGWALAGGSLFAMTAGSLQGQRGPLVADRPDFTEAAATVGRGVVQLEFGYTYEYDRPEGGRGGVWTHSLGEPLLRIGVLGERLELRLGLSPVSVGAGADGRSFTETGMEDLYLGTKLLLTEQEGLRPAMAVLPQVTVPTGSDAFTSDRTLPGVNFIYGWDLSEDVSLAGSTQVNRALSDAGGGGPRGGAAEYAEWAQSTVAGFSVGARAGVYAEWFAFFHAEADGTRAEHYANGGFTWSFSDDLQWDIRAGVGLNESATGFFTGTGLVVRFP from the coding sequence ATGCGCAGACGATGGATGGGTTGGGCCCTCGCGGGCGGCTCGCTGTTCGCGATGACCGCGGGGTCCCTGCAGGGGCAGCGGGGGCCGCTTGTGGCGGACCGGCCGGACTTCACCGAGGCGGCGGCGACGGTGGGGCGCGGCGTCGTGCAGCTCGAGTTCGGCTACACGTATGAGTACGACCGGCCGGAGGGCGGCCGCGGCGGGGTGTGGACGCACTCGCTGGGCGAACCTCTCCTGCGAATCGGCGTGCTCGGCGAGCGACTCGAACTGCGGCTGGGCCTGAGCCCCGTGTCCGTGGGCGCGGGGGCGGACGGACGAAGCTTTACCGAGACCGGAATGGAAGACCTTTACCTGGGCACCAAGCTGTTGTTGACCGAACAGGAGGGGCTGCGGCCCGCGATGGCGGTCCTTCCGCAGGTGACCGTCCCCACGGGGAGCGATGCGTTCACGAGCGACCGCACGCTGCCGGGGGTGAACTTCATCTACGGCTGGGACCTCTCGGAGGACGTCTCGCTGGCGGGCAGCACGCAGGTGAACCGGGCGCTGAGCGATGCCGGCGGAGGAGGGCCCCGGGGCGGAGCGGCGGAGTACGCCGAGTGGGCGCAGTCGACCGTGGCGGGGTTCTCCGTCGGCGCGCGGGCCGGGGTCTACGCGGAGTGGTTCGCCTTCTTCCACGCCGAGGCCGATGGGACCCGCGCCGAACACTACGCGAACGGCGGCTTCACCTGGAGCTTCAGCGACGATCTGCAGTGGGACATCCGCGCCGGCGTCGGGCTGAACGAGTCGGCGACGGGCTTCTTCACGGGGACGGGCCTTGTAGTCAGGTTCCCCTGA